AGCAGACGCTGGAAGCTGCCACCGCCGAGCTTCCTTCGGCGCGGATAGCCGCCGAAGGCATGGGCATTATTGATCTGCTCGTGGCAACAGGCCTTTCAGACAGCAAGTCCGCGGCCCGCCGGACAATCGGTGAAGGCGGTGCCTACGTGAACAACGCCAAGGTGTCAGATCCGGACGCGGTGATTCCTGTGGAGGAGCTGCTGCATGGCCGGTACCTCCTGTTGCGGAGGGGCAAAAAGAACCTGGCAACCGTTGAGGTTTCAGCACCCTGACCTTCGGTTACGGGCTGTTTACACGCTCCTTCGCGGCCGATTTGCACGGCTGCGGGGGAGCGTGTAATGTCTTCTGAGTCGCCGCCGCTGAGTGGCGACAACCCCCTTCAATTGAGAAGCAATTCGTCATGTGTGCAAAGCAGCTGTGCTGCTTGCATGAATGAAGAAAAGCTTCAACTTCTGATGGGCGGATTCATTCCACCAGGTGAATATCGGGAAAATAACCCGGATTTGCAAAGTGAATATGAATGAAATAAGCTATAAACATCGCAGCGAAGAAATGCGAAACAAAAGAATTCATTGTTTATGAATTTGTTTCGAGAATTATTCGAATGTGTCTGTTGTTTGAGAACTCAATAGTGTGCCAAGTTTGTTGATACCGGTTTATTTTATATGAATTGGTTGAATTTGCCGGATCCTGCCACCCCGTGGTTGGGGTCTGGTTTTTACAGCTGGTTTCAAATTTTGTGCGGCCTTCACGTCCCGTTTTCCCGGGGGTGTTGGTTGTGTCTGTTTTTGTTTTACTTCAACGGAGAGTTTGATCCTGGCTCAGGATGAACGCTGGCGGCGTGCTTAACACATGCAAGTCGAACGATGATCCCCAGCTTGCTGGGGGTTTTAGTGGCGAACGGGTGAGTAACACGTGAGTAACCTGCCCTTAACTCTGGGATAAGCCTGGGAAACCGGGTCTAATACCGGATATGACTCCTTGCCGCATGGCGGGGGGTGGAAAGCTTTATTGTGGTTTTGGATGGACTCGCGGCCTATCAGCTTGTTGGTGAGGTAATGGCTCACCAAGGCGACGACGGGTAGCCGGCCTGAGAGGGTGACCGGCCACACTGGGACTGAGACACGGCCCAGACTCCTACGGGAGGCAGCAGTGGGGAATATTGCACAATGGGCGCAAGCCTGATGCAGCGACGCCGCGTGAGGGATGACGGCCTTCGGGTTGTAAACCTCTTTCAGTAGGGAAGAAGCGAAAGTGACGGTACCTGCAGAAGAAGCGCCGGCTAACTACGTGCCAGCAGCCGCGGTAATACGTAGGGCGCAAGCGTTATCCGGAATTATTGGGCGTAAAGAGCTCGTAGGCGGTTTGTCGCGTCTGCCGTGAAAGTCCGGGGCTCAACTCCGGATCTGCGGTGGGTACGGGCAGACTAGAGTGATGTAGGGGAGACTGGAATTCCTGGTGTAGCGGTGAAATGCGCAGATATCAGGAGGAACACCGATGGCGAAGGCAGGTCTCTGGGCATTAACTGACGCTGAGGAGCGAAAGCATGGGGAGCGAACAGGATTAGATACCCTGGTAGTCCATGCCGTAAACGTTGGGCACTAGGTGTGGGGGACATTCCACGTTTTCCGCGCCGTAGCTAACGCATTAAGTGCCCCGCCTGGGGAGTACGGCCGCAAGGCTAAAACTCAAAGGAATTGACGGGGGCCCGCACAAGCGGCGGAGCATGCGGATTAATTCGATGCAACGCGAAGAACCTTACCAAGGCTTGACATGGACTGGAAAAGCGCAGAGATGTGCTCCCCTCTTTGAGGCCGGTTCACAGGTGGTGCATGGTTGTCGTCAGCTCGTGTCGTGAGATGTTGGGTTAAGTCCCGCAACGAGCGCAACCCTCGTTCTATGTTGCCAGCGCGTTATGGCGGGGACTCATAGGAGACTGCCGGGGTCAACTCGGAGGAAGGTGGGGACGACGTCAAATCATCATGCCCCTTATGTCTTGGGCTTCACGCATGCTACAATGGCCGGTACAAAGGGTTGCGATACTGTGAGGTGGAGCTAATCCCAAAAAGCCGGTCTCAGTTCGGATTGGGGTCTGCAACTCGACCCCATGAAGTCGGAGTCGCTAGTAATCGCAGATCAGCAACGCTGCGGTGAATACGTTCCCGGGCCTTGTACACACCGCCCGTCAAGTCACGAAAGTTGGTAACACCCGAAGCCGGTGGCCTAACCCCTTGTGGGAGGGAGCTGTCGAAGGTGGGACTGGCGATTGGGACTAAGTCGTAACAAGGTAGCCGTACCGGAAGGTGCGGCTGGATCACCTCCTTTCTAAGGAGCACCTACAATGTCCTGTTTTCCGTGTATGCGGGGGGCGGGGGTTGTCAGGAGTACAGCCCGTTTCGCGGACGATTGTTCCGCGGCGGGTGCTCATGGGTGGAATATCAGCGAATAGCGGCTGCCGGTTTTCTCCGGTGCTTAGTACGGTGTTTTCCTTCGGGAGGGTGCCTGGAACGGTGCGGGGGTGAGTGGGTGGTTTAGTGTTTGGCACACTGTTGGGTCCTGAGGCAACAGGGCCGCGGGTTCATGGCTTTTGCCGTGTCCGCGGGTTTTGTTTGTTTCTGGTTTCCTGGCTGCATCGATCACGCACGTGGTTCTCCTTCGGGGGTTGTGTGTGGGGTGTGTGGTTTGGGGTTGTTGTTTGAGAACTACATAGTGGACGCGAGCATCTTTTATAAGAAGCAATTTCCAAGAATATGAACCTGGATCTGTCCGTGCGTGTGCTGTCTTTCGGGATGGTGTGTGTGGGTGGTTTCTGTGGTTCTCTCGTGAATTAGTTTTTTTGATCTTTTGTGGTCAAGTTTTTAAGAGCACACGGTGGATGCCTTGGCATTAGGAGCCGAAGAAGGACGTAGGAATCTGCGATAAGCCTGGGGGAGTCGATAACCGGACTGTGATCCCAGGGTGTCCGAATGGGGAAACCCCGCCAGGCGCGCGAGTGATCTGGTGACCCGCATCTGAACACATAGGGTGCGTGGGGGGAACGCGGGGAAGTGAAACATCTCAGTACCCGCAGGAAGAGAAAACAACAGTGATTCCGTCAGTAGTGGCGAGCGAACGCGGATCAGGCTAAACCGTTCCATGTGTGATAGCCGGCGGGCGTTGCATGGTCGGGGTTGTGGGACTTTCCGTTCTGTCTCTGCCGGGACAGTGAGGTGAGTAGTACAGGCATAGGTGAACGGTCTTGAAAGGCCGGCCAGAGAGGGTGTGAGCCCCGTAACCGAAATGTTGTGTACCGCCTGGGAAGTATCCCAAGTAGCACGGGGCCCGAGAAATCCCGTGCGAATCTGTCAGGACCACCTGATAAGCCTAAATACTCCCTAATGACCCATAGCGGACCAGTACCGTGAGGGAAAGGTGAAAAGTACCCCGGGAGGGGAGTGAAACAGTACCTGAAACCGTGTGCTTACAATCCGTCGGAGCCAGTCTGATTCTGGTGACGGCGTGCCTTTTGAAGAATGAGCCTGCGAGTTAGTGTTACGTCGCGAGGTTAACCCGTGTGGGGAAGCCGTAGCGAAAGCGAGTCTGAACAGGGCGTTGCAGTGGCGTGATCTAGACCCGAAGCGAAGTGATCTACCCATGGCCAGGTTGAAGCGACGGTAAGACGTCGTGGAGGACCGAACCCACTTCAGTTGAAAATGGAGGGGATGAGCTGTGGGTAGGGGTGAAAGGCCAATCAAACTTCGTGATAGCTGGTTCTCCCCGAAATGCATTTAGGTGCAGCGTTGCGTGTTTCTTACCGGAGGTAGAGCTACTGGATGGCTAATGGGCCCTACAAGGTTACTGACGTCAGCCAAACTCCGAATGCCGGTAAGTGAGAGCGCAGCAGTGAGACTGTGGGGGATAAGCTTCATAGTCGAGAGGGAAACAGCCCAGACCACCAACTAAGGCCCCTAAGCGTGTGCTAAGTGGGAAAGGATGTGGAGTTGCGAAGACAACCAGGAGGTTGGCTTAGAAGCAGCCATCCTTAAAAGAGTGCGTAATAGCTCACTGGTCAAGTGATTCCGCGCCGACAATGTAGCGGGGCTCAAGTACACCGCCGAAGTTGTGGATTTCAGATATTAGCTAAGCCGGAGACTTGTTCTTCTGGTTCAGGCGTCTGGAGTGGTAGGGGAGCGTCGTGTGGGCAGTGAAGTCGCGGTGTAAACCAGCGGTGGAGCCTACACGAGTGAGAATGCAGGCATGAGTAGCGAAAGACGGGTGAGAAACCCGTCCGCCGAATGATCAAGGGTTCCAGGGTCAAGCTAATCTGCCCTGGGTAAGTCGGGACCTAAGGCGAGGCCGACAGGCGTAGTCGATGGACAACGGGTTGATATTCCCGTACCGGCGAAAAACCGTCCATGCTGAACAGGGGATACTAACTGCCCGAGACCTGCCCAATCGCCCTTCGGGGTGTGCGGGTTTTGGTGGAGCGCGGGACCTGATCCTGGGAGGTAAGCGTATTAACAGGTGTGACGCAGGAAGGTAGCTGAGCCGGGCGATGGTAGTCCCGGTCCAAGGATGTAGGGCGAACGGTAGGCAAATCCGCTGTTCATGATGCCTGAGACCCGATGGGACTCCCGTGAGGGGGGATTCAGTGATCCTATGCTGCCTAGAAAAGCATCGACGCGAGGTTTTAGCCGCCCGTACCCCAAACCGACACAGGTGATCAGGTAGAGAATACTAAGGCGATCGAGAGAATTATGGTTAAGGAACTCGGCAAAATGCCCCCGTAACTTCGGGAGAAGGGGGGCCCCCATCGTGAACCACACTTGCTGTGGGGAGCGTGCAGGGGCCGCAGAGACCAGGGGGAAGCGACTGTTTACTAAAAACACAGGTCCGTGCGAAGTCGCAAGACGATGTATACGGACTGACTCCTGCCCGGTGCTGGAAGGTTAAGAGGACCGGTTAGCCGCAAGGCGAAGCTGAGAATTCAAGCCCCAGTAAACGGCGGTGGTAACTATAACCATCCTAAGGTAGCGAAATTCCTTGTCGGGTAAGTTCCGACCTGCACGAATGGAGTAACGACTTCCCCGCTGTCTCAACCATAAACTCGGCGAAATTGCAGTACGAGTAAAGATGCTCGTTACGCGCAGCAGGACGGAAAGACCCCGAGACCTTTACTATAGTTTGGTATTGGTGTTCGGAGTGGCTTGTGTAGGATAGGTGGGAGACGTTGAAACCCGGACGCCAGTTCGGGTGGAGTCATCGTTGAAATACCACTCTGGTCACTTTGGACATCTAACTTCGGCCCGTAATCCGGGTCAGGGACAGTGCCTGATGGGTAGTTTAACTGGGGCGGTTGCCTCCTAAAAAGTAACGGAGGCGCCCAAAGGTTCCCTCAGCCTGGTTGGCAATCAGGTGTCGAGTGTAAGTGCACAAGGGAGCTTGACTGTGAGAGAGACATCTCAAGCAGGGACGAAAGTCGGGACTAGTGATCCGGCGGTACATTGTGGAATGGCCGTCGCTCAACGGATAAAAGGTACCTCGGGGATAACAGGCTGATCTTGCCCAAGAGTCCATATCGACGGCATGGTTTGGCACCTCGATGTCGGCTCGTCGCATCCTGGGGCTGGAGTAGGTCCCAAGGGTTGGGCTGTTCGCCCATTAAAGCGGTACGCGAGCTGGGTTTAGAACGTCGTGAGACAGTTCGGTCCCTATCCGCTGCGCGCGCAGGAAATTTGAGAAGGGCTGTCCTTAGTACGAGAGGACCGGGACGGACGAACCTCTGGTGTGTCAGTTGTACTGCCAAGTGCACCGCTGATTAGCTACGTTCGGATGGGATAACCGCTGAAAGCATCTAAGCGGGAAGCTCGCTTCGAGATGAGATTTCCATACACCCTCGGGTGTGAGAGGCCCCCAGCCAGACCACTGGGTTGATAGGCCGGATGTGGAAGCGAGGACTAACGACTCGTGAAGCTGACCGGTACTAATAGGCCGATAACTTACACCACACACCACCCGTGAACGGATCCTTCAAAAGACGTTCACACCAAGGGTGGTACAAAGAAACAAGACTGCTTGCGTCCACTATGTGGTTCCCAAACAACAAACCCTTACCGGCTTGTTGCAGGGAACACCACAACTGAATAACAACACCACAGTTGTAACACCAGATTTCCCACCCCACACCCCGGTGTGCGGGACGGGAGCAAGGGTTACGGCGGTCATAGCGTGGGGGAAACGCCCGGTCCCATTCCGAACCCGGAAGCTAAGACCCACAGCGCCGATGGTACTGCACCCGGGAGGGTGTGGGAGAGTAGGTCACCGCCGGACAACCATTAAAAAAAGGTCGAGAGCCCCCAACCACCAGGTCGGGGGCTCTCCCACATTAACCACCCAACACAAAACACAACACCACCCCTGCGAGTCCCCCTACGTGTCAGGGTTGGGTGAGGCCAGTACCTCATAGCAACTTCGTCTAATTCGTAGGGCGAGAATCAGGAACATCACTAATGTCTATCTCCACAATTTCCCCGGTGCGGGAAGATGGGTCCATGAGTAATCCTGGCCCCCGCGCCGGTGGCCCGAGTCCTCGAAGGTCGTTCACTCCGGCACAAAAATTAGCCCACCTGGACGCCTACCAGCAGGCCTGTGATGACGGCACCGGCGGCGGAGCCTACCTGCGGAGCGAGGGCCTGTATTCCTCGCAGATCACCGAGTGGCGCAAGCTCCGTGATGCCGGCGTGCTCGAGGGCAAAAAGCCCGGTGAGACGATCGGCAAACTCACTGCTGAACAAGCAGAAATCGCTCGTCTACGCCGGCAGCTGGAGGTGAGTGAACGCAAGCTGGCACGGACGGAAGCTGCGTTATCGATTATGGAAAAAGCACGACAGCTTTTGGAGGATATCTCCGAAAGCGCGGAACAACAGCCCTGGTACAAGAAACCCTGACCAGAGCCTATACCGACCTTACAAAGGCGGACATTCCAACCAGGGAAGCGGCCCTCCTGGCCGGGATATCGAGGGCCACAGCGACCCGTAAGCCCCGGACACCGGTGACCGATTTGATGCCCGCCTCGGCCCCACTGAACAAGATCAGCCCAGCCGAACGCGCACGGATCCTGGCCACGGTGAATTCGGAGCGATTCGTGGACCTGCCGCCGGTCCAGATCTACGCCCAGCTCCTGGACGAGGGGATCTATTTGTGTTCAATCTCCACGTTCTACCGGGTTCTGGCCGAGAACAGCCAGGTCAAGGAACGCCGCCGGCAGGCACGCCATCCCCCCAGGACGATTCCGGAACTCATCGCGACAGGGCCCGGCCAGGTCTACTCCTGGGACATCACCAAACTCGCCGGTCCAGTGAAGGGGAAATACCTCGATTGCTACGTCATGATCGACATCTACTCCCGCTACATTGTCGGAGCCTACGTCCACGCCCATGAGTCCGGGGAGCTGGCGGTGGAGATGATGAAGGAGATCTTCGGCATTCACGGCATCCCGGAGATCGTCCACGCCGACCGTGGGACGTCCATGACGAGTAAAACGGTTGCCGCATTGCTCTCTGACTTGGAGGTCACCCGGTCGCATTCTCGGCCCCGGGTAAGCAATGACAACCCGTACAGCGAGGCGTGGTTCAAGACGCTGAAGTTCGCTCCCGTGTTCCCTGAACGCTTCGGCTCGCTGCCCGATGCGAGGACCTTCATTGCGTCCTTCGTCGACGGGTATAACCACACTCATCGCCACACCGGAATAGGCCTGAACACCCCCGCAGATGTCCACTACGGCCTTGCCGCCGGCAAAGCCGTCGAGCGCTCGAAAACCCT
This genomic interval from Micrococcaceae bacterium Sec5.7 contains the following:
- a CDS encoding IS3 family transposase (programmed frameshift): MSNPGPRAGGPSPRRSFTPAQKLAHLDAYQQACDDGTGGGAYLRSEGLYSSQITEWRKLRDAGVLEGKKPGETIGKLTAEQAEIARLRRQLEVSERKLARTEAALSIMEKARQLLEDISESAEQQPLVQETLTRAYTDLTKADIPTREAALLAGISRATATRKPRTPVTDLMPASAPLNKISPAERARILATVNSERFVDLPPVQIYAQLLDEGIYLCSISTFYRVLAENSQVKERRRQARHPPRTIPELIATGPGQVYSWDITKLAGPVKGKYLDCYVMIDIYSRYIVGAYVHAHESGELAVEMMKEIFGIHGIPEIVHADRGTSMTSKTVAALLSDLEVTRSHSRPRVSNDNPYSEAWFKTLKFAPVFPERFGSLPDARTFIASFVDGYNHTHRHTGIGLNTPADVHYGLAAGKAVERSKTLAAARQRNPERFATRKDPKILVIPDTAWINKPAEKNETKAAA